From Haloarcula hispanica ATCC 33960, the proteins below share one genomic window:
- a CDS encoding magnesium transporter, which translates to MAEFASQWSVSGIVRTMFPILVVLTAIELGSGLVLDTFEGTLLQYPSLLVLVPVTIGMAGNLGSILAARFSTAFHLGLLSFAATDDRLAGNAIATVALAVTLFPLVGAGAWLLQAVIGGTALPLRTVVLVALVSGSLLAVLAIVVTTVTTYAAYRFELDPDDVVIPVVTNVCDVLGVVVLFGAVRVLV; encoded by the coding sequence GTGGCGGAGTTCGCGTCCCAGTGGTCGGTTTCAGGTATCGTCCGGACGATGTTCCCCATCCTTGTCGTGCTCACTGCTATCGAACTCGGGAGCGGCCTCGTGCTCGATACCTTCGAGGGAACGCTGCTGCAGTACCCGTCGTTGCTCGTGCTCGTCCCGGTGACCATCGGGATGGCGGGCAACCTCGGCAGCATCCTCGCGGCGCGGTTTTCGACGGCGTTTCACCTCGGCCTCCTGTCGTTCGCGGCGACTGACGACCGGCTCGCCGGCAACGCAATCGCCACCGTTGCCCTCGCGGTGACGCTGTTCCCGCTCGTCGGTGCCGGTGCGTGGCTCCTCCAGGCCGTCATCGGCGGCACTGCGCTCCCGCTCCGGACGGTCGTTTTGGTCGCGCTCGTCAGCGGGAGTCTGCTGGCGGTGCTTGCTATCGTCGTGACGACGGTGACGACCTACGCCGCCTACCGGTTCGAACTGGACCCCGACGACGTGGTCATCCCCGTCGTCACGAACGTCTGTGACGTGCTGGGCGTGGTGGTGCTGTTCGGTGCTGTCCGCGTGCTCGTGTGA
- a CDS encoding GNAT family N-acetyltransferase codes for MDAVERPTFETSAAMEVYQHVERHGTAARHRVREMVDLSPEAFEEALTHLLSKGYIEDDGGTLTLALDVGSVEQHTTDGLTYTIRPAHNDDFEGLVQTIRNVSSDGTYVVAESVAEQLLYEDAVTRHNTVESRVFFVATVDGEVVGWCHLDIPQLDKLRETAQLTVGVREEQRGQGIGSQLMQRGLDWAKANGYRKLYNSVPAITENAMVFLEDHGWNTEGIRRNHYSIDGEQVDEVMMAYTFD; via the coding sequence ATGGACGCTGTCGAACGGCCGACTTTCGAGACCAGCGCGGCGATGGAGGTGTATCAGCACGTCGAGCGACACGGGACGGCGGCACGGCACAGAGTCCGTGAGATGGTTGACCTCTCGCCGGAGGCGTTCGAGGAGGCACTGACACACCTCCTGTCGAAGGGGTACATCGAGGACGACGGCGGGACCCTGACGCTGGCGCTCGATGTCGGCTCGGTCGAGCAACACACCACAGACGGGCTGACGTACACGATTCGGCCGGCCCACAACGACGACTTCGAGGGGCTCGTCCAGACCATTCGGAACGTCTCCAGCGACGGCACGTACGTCGTCGCCGAGAGCGTCGCCGAGCAGTTGCTGTACGAGGACGCCGTCACGCGACACAACACGGTCGAATCGCGGGTGTTCTTCGTCGCCACAGTCGACGGGGAGGTCGTCGGCTGGTGTCACCTCGATATCCCGCAACTGGACAAGCTCCGCGAGACGGCCCAGCTCACCGTCGGCGTCAGGGAAGAGCAGCGTGGCCAGGGCATCGGCAGCCAGCTCATGCAACGCGGGCTGGACTGGGCGAAGGCCAACGGCTACCGGAAGCTGTACAACAGCGTGCCGGCGATCACGGAGAACGCGATGGTGTTCCTCGAAGACCACGGCTGGAACACCGAGGGTATCCGCCGGAACCACTACAGCATCGACGGCGAGCAGGTCGACGAGGTGATGATGGCCTACACGTTCGACTGA
- a CDS encoding CBS domain-containing protein has protein sequence MLVPLPVRDIMRTPVKTISPDAPVIEAAQRLRDEDIGSLVVEDDGGCVGIITESDIVAVTAAEGDTRALSVSDVMTETLLTVTPDADIETAVDRLRTNNIKKLPVVEDGSLVGIVTTTDLSDYIPHLSRARGAFDDQTQRKRFTRPDTLYENEDWTFESYGTADGIDVGDHVQFSKTISKADVEAFAEASGDTNRLHLDAAFAEGTRFGRRIAHGTLVSGIISAALARLPGLTIYLSQELSYQGPVDIDEEVTAHCEVVERIKDNRFRLATAVDDSEGNCVIEGDAVVISDPIPDTA, from the coding sequence ATGCTCGTCCCGCTACCAGTCAGAGATATCATGCGGACGCCGGTCAAAACGATCAGCCCCGACGCTCCGGTCATCGAGGCGGCTCAACGCCTCCGCGACGAGGATATCGGTTCACTCGTCGTCGAGGACGATGGCGGCTGTGTCGGCATCATCACGGAGAGCGACATCGTCGCCGTCACCGCAGCCGAGGGAGATACCAGAGCGCTGTCGGTCAGCGACGTAATGACCGAGACGCTGTTGACGGTCACGCCCGACGCGGACATCGAAACGGCCGTGGATCGGCTGCGGACGAACAACATCAAGAAACTGCCCGTCGTCGAGGACGGGTCTCTCGTCGGCATCGTCACGACGACCGACCTCTCGGACTATATCCCGCACCTCTCGCGGGCAAGGGGAGCGTTCGACGACCAGACCCAGCGAAAGCGGTTCACCCGGCCGGACACGCTGTACGAGAACGAGGACTGGACGTTCGAGAGCTACGGGACCGCCGACGGTATCGACGTGGGTGACCACGTCCAGTTCAGCAAGACGATATCCAAGGCCGATGTGGAGGCCTTCGCCGAGGCGAGCGGCGACACGAACAGACTCCACCTCGACGCGGCGTTCGCCGAGGGGACGCGCTTCGGCCGCCGGATCGCCCACGGAACGCTCGTTTCCGGAATTATCAGTGCAGCCCTGGCACGACTCCCCGGGCTGACAATCTACCTCTCCCAGGAACTGAGCTATCAGGGGCCCGTCGACATCGACGAGGAAGTCACGGCCCACTGCGAAGTCGTCGAGCGCATCAAGGACAACCGGTTCCGCCTGGCCACGGCCGTTGACGATTCAGAGGGGAACTGCGTCATCGAGGGCGACGCCGTCGTCATCTCCGACCCGATTCCGGACACAGCCTGA
- a CDS encoding nucleoside recognition protein → MQSLVAAVLGHPVVGVLGEVAIRVLRITLFLSFGVFLAELAVAFGLVEKIAVVSRYLTSPANLPDEVGTAILTTTASTTAGYGMLADFRESGVLSDRATIIAVTINTFFGFAQHIITFYAPILIPILGFRVGVLYVATRGLIALAITLTGIAAGAVLLDASNVGRSAAGAGPAPDGGTADDAGDVFDERPESRRAAVRTAFDATAEKVRDILPRLAAIYAVVSLLVAYGDELLVLAGSDGASVTAAADGFAGLLGLPGAAIPVIAAYALDTTSGATVIAPLIRNGTFTARTAVATMLVGGIISFAVSTFKRSIPFQFGIWGREFGSKVIVVNTGLKIVWIALALAVLL, encoded by the coding sequence GTGCAGTCGCTCGTCGCCGCGGTACTTGGCCATCCGGTCGTCGGTGTCCTCGGAGAGGTCGCTATCAGGGTCCTCCGCATCACGCTCTTCCTCTCCTTTGGCGTGTTCCTCGCGGAACTGGCGGTCGCGTTCGGCTTGGTCGAGAAAATCGCCGTCGTCTCGCGCTATCTCACGTCGCCGGCGAACCTCCCGGACGAGGTCGGCACCGCTATCCTGACGACGACGGCGTCGACGACCGCCGGCTACGGGATGCTCGCCGACTTCCGCGAGTCGGGCGTGCTGTCCGACCGTGCGACGATAATCGCCGTCACCATCAACACGTTCTTCGGCTTCGCCCAGCACATCATCACGTTCTACGCCCCGATACTCATCCCGATTCTTGGCTTTCGGGTCGGGGTGCTGTACGTCGCCACGCGGGGGCTCATCGCGCTGGCGATTACGCTGACCGGCATCGCCGCCGGCGCGGTCCTGCTGGACGCGTCCAACGTCGGCCGGTCGGCCGCCGGTGCCGGCCCAGCCCCCGACGGCGGGACGGCCGACGACGCGGGCGACGTGTTCGACGAGCGTCCGGAGAGCCGCCGGGCGGCCGTCAGGACGGCGTTCGACGCGACAGCCGAGAAGGTCCGCGATATCCTGCCGCGGCTGGCGGCCATCTACGCTGTCGTCTCACTGCTCGTCGCCTACGGCGACGAACTACTGGTGCTGGCTGGCAGCGACGGGGCCTCCGTCACCGCCGCTGCCGACGGGTTCGCTGGGCTGCTCGGCTTGCCCGGCGCGGCCATCCCAGTCATCGCCGCCTACGCCCTCGATACGACCTCGGGGGCGACGGTCATCGCGCCGCTCATCCGGAACGGAACCTTCACTGCCCGGACCGCCGTGGCGACGATGCTCGTCGGCGGCATCATCTCCTTTGCCGTCTCGACGTTCAAGCGCTCGATTCCCTTCCAGTTCGGCATCTGGGGCCGGGAGTTCGGCTCGAAAGTCATCGTCGTCAACACGGGGCTGAAAATCGTCTGGATCGCGCTGGCGCTGGCCGTCCTGCTGTAG